One segment of Streptomyces sp. NBC_00576 DNA contains the following:
- a CDS encoding anthranilate synthase family protein, which translates to MSALLEQVLALELPAFAIIHRPESGSLGKLDILTGQVTEYKSLDDIPLADGSGPGPALDTLVLVPYRQLADRGFAARDDATPLLAMSLTARDTVPVAEALAGFPQVPTELADGHFDVDDDAYAQMVRQIVTEEIGTGEGANFVMKRSFVADIGDYSLTSALSFFRRLLEREEKAYWTFIIHTGRNTLVGATPERHISLAGGTAVMNPISGTYRYPSGGPSLQGVMEFLADTKETDELYMVLDEELKMMARLCDDGGRVHGPYLKEMARLAHTEYLIEGRTNRDVREVLHETMFAPTVTGSPLESAAKIISRYEPKGRGYYSGVAALIGRDAAGQQTLDSAILIRTADIDPAGRMNISVGATLVRHSDPMAEAAETRIKLATLLNALKSDRSSGYAANPEVRAALERRNEGIACFWLRDKADCPPAGALLDGMRALVVDAEDTFTAMLDQQLRSLGLSVEVRRFDEPYDVAAYDLTVFGPGPGDPRMTSHPKIAKLRQSIDTALASRRPMLAVCLSHQALSMRLGFDLHRREVPNQGVQREIELFGVHERVGFYNTFAAHSAVSKRTVEGIGVVEVSRDEETGEVNALRGPGFASVQFHAESVLTVDGPRIISEAIQGVLGR; encoded by the coding sequence ATGAGCGCCCTGCTTGAGCAGGTTCTCGCGCTGGAACTCCCCGCCTTCGCGATCATCCACCGTCCCGAAAGCGGCTCCCTCGGCAAGCTGGACATCCTGACCGGCCAGGTGACCGAGTACAAGTCGCTGGACGACATCCCGTTGGCCGACGGCTCCGGGCCGGGTCCCGCGCTCGACACGCTGGTGCTCGTCCCCTACCGGCAGCTGGCCGATCGCGGCTTCGCCGCGCGGGACGACGCCACGCCCCTGCTCGCGATGAGCCTCACCGCTCGCGACACGGTGCCGGTCGCCGAAGCGCTCGCCGGCTTCCCGCAGGTCCCGACGGAATTGGCCGACGGACACTTCGACGTGGACGACGACGCCTATGCGCAGATGGTGCGTCAGATCGTCACCGAGGAGATCGGCACCGGCGAGGGCGCCAACTTCGTGATGAAGCGCTCGTTCGTCGCGGACATCGGCGACTACTCGCTGACCAGCGCCCTGTCGTTCTTCCGGCGGCTGTTGGAGCGCGAGGAGAAGGCCTACTGGACCTTCATCATCCACACCGGCCGCAACACTCTCGTCGGTGCGACACCGGAGCGCCACATCTCGCTCGCCGGCGGCACGGCCGTCATGAACCCGATCAGCGGCACGTACCGGTATCCGTCCGGCGGCCCCAGCTTGCAGGGGGTCATGGAGTTCCTCGCCGACACCAAGGAGACCGACGAGCTCTACATGGTCCTCGACGAGGAACTGAAGATGATGGCCCGGCTGTGCGATGACGGCGGGCGCGTCCACGGGCCGTACCTGAAGGAAATGGCGCGGCTGGCGCACACCGAATACCTGATCGAGGGCAGGACCAACCGCGATGTGCGTGAGGTTCTGCACGAGACGATGTTCGCCCCGACCGTCACCGGAAGCCCGCTGGAGAGCGCCGCCAAGATCATCTCGCGCTACGAGCCGAAAGGACGCGGCTACTACAGCGGGGTCGCCGCGCTGATCGGACGGGACGCGGCCGGACAGCAGACACTTGACTCGGCGATCTTGATCCGGACGGCCGACATCGATCCCGCCGGCCGGATGAACATTTCCGTGGGGGCCACACTGGTGCGCCACTCCGACCCGATGGCTGAGGCCGCCGAGACCCGCATCAAGCTGGCGACCCTGCTGAACGCGCTCAAGTCCGACCGTTCATCCGGCTACGCGGCCAACCCGGAGGTCCGCGCCGCCCTGGAGCGCCGCAACGAGGGGATCGCGTGCTTCTGGCTCCGGGACAAGGCTGACTGCCCGCCGGCCGGGGCCTTGCTGGACGGCATGAGGGCACTGGTCGTGGACGCTGAGGACACCTTCACCGCGATGCTCGACCAGCAGTTGCGGTCACTGGGGTTGTCTGTGGAGGTCCGCCGCTTCGACGAGCCGTACGACGTGGCGGCCTACGACCTGACGGTCTTCGGTCCCGGTCCGGGAGATCCGCGGATGACCTCCCACCCCAAGATCGCCAAGCTGCGGCAGTCGATCGACACCGCGCTGGCGAGTCGTCGGCCGATGCTGGCCGTGTGCCTGAGCCATCAGGCACTCAGCATGAGGCTCGGCTTCGACCTGCACCGCCGCGAGGTACCCAACCAGGGTGTACAGCGTGAGATCGAACTGTTCGGCGTGCACGAACGAGTGGGCTTCTACAACACGTTCGCCGCGCACAGCGCGGTGAGCAAGCGAACCGTCGAAGGGATCGGCGTGGTCGAGGTGAGCCGAGACGAGGAGACCGGCGAGGTGAACGCGCTACGCGGGCCGGGCTTCGCCTCGGTTCAGTTCCACGCCGAGTCGGTACTCACCGTCGACGGCCCGCGCATCATCAGCGAGGCGATACAGGGGGTACTCGGCCGATGA
- a CDS encoding isochorismatase family protein, whose product MTGIPPIAPYRLPPRDALPGNTVRWTVDPDRAVLLIHDMQSYFLKPFEDGMRSELVSNIADLKKRCGALGVPVAYTAQPGGMTDRQRGLLKDFWGPGMRTDETERAVVPELEPDADDWVSTKWRYSAFFGSELLQRMRALQRDQLIICGVYAHIGVLSTALEAFSNDIQPFLVADALGDFSEDRHKMTLEYAARCCAMVVRTEDVLA is encoded by the coding sequence ATGACGGGAATACCGCCGATCGCGCCTTACAGACTGCCACCGAGGGATGCGCTGCCGGGAAACACCGTGCGCTGGACCGTCGACCCGGATCGGGCGGTGCTCCTCATCCACGACATGCAGAGCTATTTCCTCAAGCCCTTTGAGGACGGCATGCGCAGCGAATTGGTGAGTAACATCGCCGACCTCAAGAAGCGCTGCGGAGCGCTGGGGGTGCCGGTGGCCTACACCGCCCAGCCCGGCGGGATGACGGACCGGCAGCGTGGGCTCCTGAAGGACTTCTGGGGCCCCGGCATGCGCACTGACGAGACCGAACGCGCGGTCGTTCCCGAACTCGAACCCGACGCGGACGACTGGGTGAGCACGAAATGGCGCTACAGCGCGTTCTTCGGGTCGGAGCTGCTGCAGCGCATGCGCGCGCTACAGCGTGACCAGTTGATCATTTGCGGCGTCTACGCGCACATCGGTGTGCTGTCGACCGCTTTGGAGGCGTTCTCCAACGACATCCAGCCTTTCCTGGTCGCCGACGCGCTCGGCGACTTCTCCGAAGACCGCCACAAGATGACCCTCGAATACGCGGCACGGTGCTGCGCCATGGTGGTCCGAACCGAGGACGTGCTCGCATGA
- a CDS encoding 3-deoxy-7-phosphoheptulonate synthase — protein sequence MGNILADIDRAQARHQPEWDNPSQVELVRAMLSSVTPLVTAAQVENLRSHLARVATGEMQVLQAGDCAEDPAECTAGHIQGKTGLIDLLAQNLETATGKQTLRVGRIAGQFSKPRSSRVEKLGDAELPSFFGHMINGPEPTHESRRPDPLRMLTGYMAAREIMMQLGWVGSAPRLDGSVVWSSHEALLLDYEISMLRELDGGRHWLGSTHWPWIGERTRQINGPHVALLAQVVNPVACKVGPSMTVSEIVELCDRLDPEREPGRLSLIVRMGADLVAERLPRLVEAVQSAGHPVVWLSDPMHGNTDCAADGTKYRLVETVAREVRGFRRVLDLAGVPAGGLHLEATPDDVTECVLDTAELGSGPVTSLCDPRLNTPQAIKVVSAWSEY from the coding sequence ATGGGAAACATCCTTGCCGACATCGATAGGGCCCAGGCGCGCCATCAGCCCGAATGGGACAATCCCTCACAGGTCGAGCTCGTACGAGCGATGCTGTCATCCGTCACACCGCTGGTGACCGCGGCGCAGGTGGAGAACCTCCGCTCCCACCTGGCCCGCGTCGCCACCGGCGAGATGCAGGTGCTGCAGGCCGGGGATTGTGCGGAGGACCCAGCCGAGTGCACCGCTGGGCACATTCAAGGCAAGACCGGACTCATCGACCTGCTCGCCCAGAACCTGGAGACCGCCACCGGCAAGCAGACGCTGCGGGTCGGGCGGATCGCAGGGCAGTTCTCCAAGCCCCGCTCCAGCCGGGTCGAAAAACTCGGCGATGCCGAACTGCCGTCCTTCTTCGGGCACATGATCAACGGGCCCGAACCTACCCACGAGAGCAGGCGTCCCGATCCACTGCGCATGCTCACGGGCTACATGGCGGCGCGGGAGATCATGATGCAGCTCGGGTGGGTCGGGTCAGCACCTCGGCTTGACGGATCTGTTGTCTGGTCCAGCCATGAAGCGCTGCTTCTGGACTATGAGATATCGATGCTCCGAGAGCTCGACGGCGGTCGGCACTGGCTCGGCTCCACCCACTGGCCGTGGATCGGCGAGCGGACCCGGCAGATCAACGGCCCGCACGTCGCACTGCTCGCCCAGGTGGTCAACCCGGTTGCCTGCAAGGTCGGTCCGTCAATGACCGTCAGCGAGATCGTCGAGCTGTGCGACCGGTTGGACCCGGAGCGGGAGCCGGGCCGGCTTTCACTCATCGTGCGCATGGGCGCCGACCTCGTCGCTGAGAGGCTGCCCCGGCTCGTCGAGGCTGTGCAGTCGGCCGGGCACCCGGTGGTCTGGCTCAGCGACCCGATGCACGGGAACACCGATTGCGCGGCTGACGGCACCAAGTACCGGCTCGTGGAAACCGTCGCCCGGGAAGTCCGCGGCTTCCGGCGGGTCCTGGACCTGGCGGGGGTTCCGGCCGGGGGGCTTCACCTCGAGGCGACCCCCGACGACGTGACCGAGTGCGTGCTGGACACGGCCGAGCTGGGGTCGGGCCCCGTCACCAGCCTGTGTGATCCGCGGCTCAACACCCCCCAGGCCATCAAGGTGGTCTCGGCGTGGTCCGAGTACTGA
- a CDS encoding PhzA/PhzB family protein: MVDITGTAETTDTLSRSRGDAELRASNRAIVEKYMNTRGQDRLRRHLLFTEDGTGGLWTTETGQPIVITGRDRLGDHGQWSLKCFPDWAWTNVEIFDTQDPNQFWVECDGEGTIRFPDYPDGYYRNHFLHSFLFENGKIKRQREFMNPCQQFRALGIAVPQVKRADIPT; encoded by the coding sequence ATGGTCGACATCACCGGCACCGCTGAAACCACCGATACGCTGTCGAGGTCCCGCGGCGACGCGGAACTGCGAGCGAGCAACCGTGCGATCGTGGAGAAGTACATGAATACCCGCGGGCAGGATCGCCTGCGTCGGCACCTTCTGTTCACCGAAGACGGCACCGGTGGTCTCTGGACGACCGAAACTGGTCAGCCGATCGTCATCACGGGCAGAGATCGACTGGGTGACCACGGCCAATGGTCGCTCAAGTGCTTCCCCGACTGGGCCTGGACGAACGTCGAGATATTCGACACGCAGGACCCCAACCAGTTTTGGGTCGAATGCGACGGTGAGGGAACGATCCGCTTCCCCGACTATCCCGACGGCTACTACCGCAATCACTTCCTGCACTCCTTCCTGTTCGAGAACGGGAAGATCAAGCGCCAGCGCGAGTTCATGAACCCCTGCCAGCAGTTCAGGGCTCTGGGCATCGCCGTCCCTCAGGTCAAGCGGGCCGACATACCGACCTGA
- a CDS encoding OB-fold protein — MKIRDLHNEFAADRAAAERAYYGKFLTLEGISIRTGESQYGTPVVEVSDVPGGPHLAIFVLPFDHRIKESFRLVRSVPLGVTVTVRGECRVFSEDGTVLVIKECELLTP; from the coding sequence ATGAAAATTCGAGACCTCCACAACGAATTCGCCGCGGACCGCGCCGCCGCCGAGCGTGCCTACTATGGGAAATTCCTCACTCTCGAGGGAATCTCAATCCGAACGGGCGAAAGTCAATATGGTACGCCGGTGGTGGAGGTGTCAGATGTCCCCGGAGGCCCCCACCTCGCCATCTTCGTGCTGCCGTTTGACCACCGAATTAAGGAATCATTCCGGCTTGTGCGAAGTGTCCCCCTGGGCGTCACCGTCACCGTCAGGGGAGAATGTCGGGTCTTCAGCGAGGACGGAACAGTGCTGGTCATCAAGGAGTGCGAACTCCTCACCCCATGA
- a CDS encoding transposase family protein, which yields MPARTSSPIPAPLEPLARAVVVLSPREVVDLRRFLDRVPDPRGRCGRRYPAVTLLTATAVLAGARSLAAVGEWIAGAPQQVRAALGLPPDPLTATHGTRHPTPLLNLIG from the coding sequence GTGCCTGCCCGAACCTCATCTCCTATCCCCGCACCGCTGGAGCCACTGGCCCGTGCTGTCGTCGTCCTCAGCCCCCGGGAGGTCGTTGACCTGCGCCGTTTCCTGGACCGCGTACCTGATCCGCGCGGCCGGTGCGGTCGGCGCTACCCCGCGGTCACGCTGCTGACGGCCACGGCGGTGCTGGCCGGCGCGCGCTCGTTGGCCGCCGTCGGCGAGTGGATCGCCGGTGCCCCGCAGCAGGTGCGGGCCGCGCTCGGCCTGCCGCCGGACCCGCTCACCGCAACGCATGGAACCCGGCACCCCACGCCGCTACTGAACTTGATTGGGTGA
- a CDS encoding FAD-dependent oxidoreductase, which yields MKRIGEHAVVLGASISGLLAARVLSEAFDRVTVIERDQLPDGQRTQRRGVPQGRHAHGLLSKGAKIFEELFPGILDDFVAGGAPVIDGPAELRMRLGGHLLCMDGEYADLSRTYQPSRPHLESRLRARIGALAQIKVIDQCQVTGLETTSDNGTVTGVLVRYQGSGSEDVIPADLVVDATGRSGRTTKWLVEMGYEPPLEERIDVDIMYTSRYLRPAPGSMGREKVVIIGHAPGSPMGAEFLEEEDGRWVLTLIGYRDHHPPTDPAGWMEFARPLVPEHVFAAIRDAEPLSEISAHRFPASVRRRYDKLTRFPRRLLVVGDAISSFNPIYAQGMTVASLQAMALRDSLSGDLDQVAQRFFRKAAKPIGVAWRMATGSDLALPQIEGPRPLPVRLINSYMDKVLAAAETDMVVAEKFLKVQYLLEPPTILCTPGTMWRVLTGNRRRRLPAHTS from the coding sequence GTGAAGCGTATCGGTGAACATGCGGTGGTGCTGGGCGCGAGTATCTCGGGTCTGCTTGCCGCTCGGGTGCTCTCCGAGGCATTCGACCGGGTAACGGTGATAGAGCGTGACCAGCTGCCGGACGGGCAGAGGACTCAGCGGCGAGGTGTGCCGCAGGGCCGCCACGCTCATGGCCTGCTTTCCAAGGGTGCGAAGATCTTCGAGGAGCTGTTCCCCGGGATACTCGACGACTTCGTTGCCGGTGGCGCGCCCGTAATCGACGGACCTGCCGAGTTGCGGATGCGCTTGGGCGGGCACTTGTTGTGCATGGACGGCGAGTACGCCGATCTGTCCCGCACCTACCAGCCGAGCCGGCCGCATTTGGAGAGTCGGCTCCGCGCCCGGATCGGGGCTCTTGCGCAAATCAAGGTAATCGACCAGTGCCAGGTCACCGGTCTCGAGACCACCTCGGACAATGGCACTGTCACCGGTGTGCTTGTCAGGTACCAGGGCAGCGGCTCTGAGGATGTGATTCCCGCCGATCTGGTGGTGGACGCAACCGGTCGGTCTGGACGGACCACCAAGTGGCTGGTCGAGATGGGATATGAGCCGCCGCTCGAGGAGCGTATCGACGTCGACATCATGTACACCAGCCGGTATCTGCGGCCGGCCCCTGGTTCGATGGGCCGTGAGAAGGTCGTGATCATCGGGCACGCACCGGGGAGCCCCATGGGCGCGGAATTCCTCGAGGAAGAGGACGGCCGCTGGGTCCTGACGCTGATCGGTTACCGCGATCACCATCCGCCGACCGACCCGGCCGGGTGGATGGAGTTCGCCAGGCCGCTGGTTCCCGAACACGTCTTCGCGGCGATCCGCGACGCTGAGCCGCTCAGCGAGATTTCTGCGCACCGGTTCCCGGCGAGCGTGCGCCGTCGCTATGACAAGCTGACCCGATTCCCGCGCAGGCTGCTGGTGGTGGGCGATGCGATATCCAGCTTCAACCCCATCTACGCCCAGGGGATGACGGTGGCCTCGCTCCAGGCAATGGCGCTGCGTGACTCGCTGAGCGGTGACCTGGATCAGGTCGCGCAACGATTCTTCCGCAAGGCCGCCAAACCCATCGGCGTCGCCTGGCGGATGGCGACCGGCAGTGACCTGGCCCTACCTCAGATCGAAGGCCCGAGACCACTTCCCGTGCGGCTCATCAACTCCTACATGGACAAGGTGCTCGCCGCAGCCGAAACGGACATGGTCGTGGCCGAGAAATTCCTGAAAGTCCAGTACTTGCTTGAACCGCCGACAATATTGTGCACCCCGGGCACCATGTGGCGCGTTTTGACGGGAAATCGCCGGCGGCGCCTCCCGGCACACACCAGTTAA